Genomic DNA from Halanaerobiales bacterium:
TAACTTTATCTGGTGAAAATTCCATTTCTTCCTGAGCACTTAAATTTATTGTACTCTTTAAAGTTTCATCCTGAGAATTTAAAGTATTTTGATTGGTAATAAATAAAAAACCAAACATTATAACTAAAATTATAAGCATACTATATAATAATTTATTATTCACAAAATCACCTCAAAATATATTTTTTTATCATACTTTTATTTTTTTCCATTTACCAGATCTAAATCTTAAAAAAACATATCCACCTCTTATACTCCAATCAATAACCATTGCCAGCCAGGCACCTACAAGTCCCCAATTAAAAATATTTATAAATATATATGCCATTCCCAATCTTCCAATCCAACTTGAAATTGCTGTACTATAAAAAACTGACTTAGTGTCTCCTGCTCCCCTTAAAGCACCAGCAAAAATAAATTGAGTTCCCATCGGTATTTGAGCAAATGCAACTATTCTTAAGTTTCTAACTCCCAACCTTATTATCTCTGGGTCATCTGTATATAGCTTCATTAAAAATTCTGGAAAAATCAAAAATACTAGAGCCATAACTCCCATTATCATTGATCCTATTTTCCAGGATTCAAAAGCACTTTCTTCAGCCTGTTCAGGTTGTTTTGCACCTAAATTTTGTCCCACAAGTGTTGTTGCTGCAACTGCCATTCCAAATCCAGGCATATATGATAAAGACTCTGCATTTACTGCAACCTGATGAGATGCATAAGCAATAGTACCCAAACCAGCAACCAAACGAACATAAAAAATTTGAGCGATTCTCATTACAAATTGTTCCATCGCAGCAGGAAGTCCTACTTTTAAAACCCTTTGAATTAATTCAAAATCTATAGTAAAGAAATTTTTCTTTACTATTGTAATAACAGAAGTTTTACGAAAAACATGAATAATAACTAAAACACCACCTAATCCTCTTGAAACACTTGTAGCTATTGCAGCTCCCATAAAACCAAGTTCAGGTGCACCTAAATTACCAAATATTAAAGCATAATTTCCGATTACATTTAAAATATTTACCAGTATATTAATCTTCATTGGAGTTTGAGTATCTCCAGCACCCCTTAATGCAGCAAAAACCATAAAACTTAAAAACATAAAATACATACCAGGAGCTAAAATTTGTAAATACATTGTTCCAAGCCTAATTACTTCACCTTCAGCTCCCATCATTGTTATTATGTTTTTAGCAAAATAATAATATAATCCAAGTAAAACAAAAGCCAAAAAACTTGCTATTAGTAGAGATTGTTGTAAAACTTTTCCTCCCCTTTTTTCTTCCTTTGCCCCAACAAATCTAGCTACTAATGCTGTTGTCCCAACACTAATTGAAGCTCCAATTGCCTGAATTAAAAATAAAGGTTGCATAGAAAGACCAATAGCTGTAATTGCTGCTGCTCCTATCCTTCCAACCATCATCATATCAACTATTCTTGTAAAAGTCATTAAAGATCTTTCGGCAATTACCGGCCAGGCCAATTTAAATATAATTTTTTTGGTAGATTCAGTTTCAACAATTTCTTCTTTTAAATCTGGATCATCTATTTTCATTTCGTCACCTACTTTGATTTATCAAAATTGTTATCCTGGCATTCAGGACAAACCCCATACATTTCCATATCATGATTTTTTATTACATAATTAGTTTCTTCTTCAATTTCTTTTTCAAAATTAGCTAAAGGACATTTAATTGGCAAAATTTCTCCACATTTTATACATATTAAATGTTGATGATGTTTTTCTTCTAACATTTCATACCGCTTTTCATCACTATAAAAATTTAATTGTCTTAGAATCTCATTTTTAGTAAAAAATTTTAAGTTTCTATATATTGTAGATAAACGAATATTATATTTTTTTTCTTCAACAATTTTATTTATTTCTGTTGCAGTTAGAGGCTTTTTTTCTTTATCAATTATACTTAAAATTTGTAACCTGGTTTTTGTAACCTGAATATTATTATCTTTTAATTTGTTTTTCAATTCCTTATCAGTCATAAAATAAATTCACCTCACTTTTTATAATTATCCTTCTCGTATATTTTTAAATAACGCGATAAACAGATAACTTCCCCCAGCAAGTAAAATTATAGTTGCTCCTGAAGGTATATCAAAATTATAGGATAGATATAGACCTATAGCTGAAAACATTATACTTAAAAATACAGCAGTTGCCATCATCTTTTTTAAACTATAAGTAAAAATTCTTGCTATAGCAGCTGGAGCAGTTAATAAAGCAATTACTAAAATAATTCCAACCAATTTAATTACTACAACAATTGAAAAGGCTATTAAAATAAATAGAAAATATTCCATAAATCCTGTATTAATTCCCAGAACTGACAAAAATTCATCATCGAATAAATAGGCTTTCCAGTATTTATAATAAGAACTAATTATGAACAGAATAAAAAATGCTAAAATAGCAGCAAAAATTACATCAAGCCTGGAAGTAGTTAAAATATCCCCAAATAAATAAGTAGACATAGTAGGTGGATAACCAGGAGTAAAAGAAATAAACAAAATCCCCAGGGCCATACCTACAGACCAAAATAAACCAATAAGAGTATCTGATCTTGTATTAATTTGATTTTTTATTTTCACAATAGAAAGAGCTGAAAAAACTGCAAAAGCTAAACCTCCAATCAGGGGCTCAAATCCAAGATAATATCCAAGCCCAATCCCACCAAAGGAGGTATGAGCAATACCTCCACTCATCATTACTAAATTTTTTTCAATTACTATTGTACCAATTATTCCACAGATAATACTTGCAAAAAAAGCACTCATAACCGCATTTTGCATAAAATTATAATTAATTATTGCTTCTATCAACTTTTTCACCTGCCTTATGATTATGGTTATGATTACCCAAAACTCTATGAGGCATACCATGTGCTATTAAATCTACAGGACAACCATAAACATTTTTTACTGTTTCAGGATCTAATTGTTTTTCATGATGATGATAAAGTTTTTTATTTAAACAGGCCACACTATCCAAATAACTGGCAACTGCTTCCATGTTGTGACTAACAATTATAATTGTCATATCCTTATTTATTTCACTTAATAATTCGTATATCTGAGTAGTAGAACTGGCATCAATACTGGCAGTTGGTTCATCTAAAAGCAATATTTTGGGTTCAGTCATTAGAGCTCTTCCTATTAAAACTTTTTGGAGTTGACCTCCAGATAATTGTCCAATTTGACGGTTTCTCAGATTATAAATATCTAATTTTTTCATTATACTTTTTGCTTTTTTATAATCTTTTTTATTATATTTTTTAAATAATTTTAGATTGTCTTTGAGTATACCTGATAAGACTACTTCCTCAACATTAATAGGAAAATCTTTATCAAATTGTGAAGCCTGGGGAACATAACCTAAAAGACCATTTAGTTCTTTTGGTTCTTTCCCATATATTTTTATTTCTCCTTTTTTAAAATCAATTAAACCCACAATAGCTTTAAGTAAAGTACTTTTCCCTCCACCATTAGGACCTATAATTCCCAAAAAATGTTTATCGGGTATTTTCAAATTAATATCTTCTAAAACCTGATTTTCTCCATATTCAACAAACAAATTTTTTATTTCCAGAGCAATCATTTAATCACCTCTAATAAATTATTTATAAGAGTTAACAATCAAATCAGCAATCTTTTTCATGTTTTCTACATAATTTTCGGCTAAAGGGTTTATTTCTACTGTTTTTCCATCAATTTCAGAAGCTATAACCTCTGTTTGTTTACTATCAATTGTTGCTTGGTGAAATATTGTTTTTATATTTTCATTTTTGGCAAAGTCTATTAACTCCTGTAACCTTTTTGGAGTTGCTTCTTTACCATTCTTTTCAATAGCTTTTAAATCAAGTCCATATTCCTCAGTAAAATAACCTAATACAGGATGATAAATTAAAACAGTTTTTCCTTTTAAGTTACTAAGTCTATCTTTTATATATAAATCCATCTCATTTAATTTAGTTAAATATTCATTACTTCTTTTTTGATAATAATCTTCATTATCTGGGTCCAATTCAATTAATTTGTTAGTTATAACTTCTACAATATATTTTACTCTTTTAGTAGACATCCAAATGTGAGGGTCAACACCACCATCACTGAATTTTCTTGGCTCATATTTATCTGAAGTAATTTTATCAAGTTTTATTAATTTTATATCTTTATTAAACTTTTTTATTTTAGGTAGTATATTTGATTTTTCTGCAGGCATCTGGAAAGTAAAATAATAATTAGCTTCACTTATTTTTTTCAATTTAGATGGTGATGGTGCATAATTTGCCGGGCTATAACCAGGTGGAATCATTACTGAAGAATCAATTTTTTCACCACCAACTTTATCAATAAAAGTTTTTAGGGGAGTAATACCGGCAATAACCTGTATTTTGGATTGTTTTGCATAAATACTATTACTAAAAAAACTGGCAAAAACTAAAA
This window encodes:
- a CDS encoding metal ABC transporter ATP-binding protein, producing MIALEIKNLFVEYGENQVLEDINLKIPDKHFLGIIGPNGGGKSTLLKAIVGLIDFKKGEIKIYGKEPKELNGLLGYVPQASQFDKDFPINVEEVVLSGILKDNLKLFKKYNKKDYKKAKSIMKKLDIYNLRNRQIGQLSGGQLQKVLIGRALMTEPKILLLDEPTASIDASSTTQIYELLSEINKDMTIIIVSHNMEAVASYLDSVACLNKKLYHHHEKQLDPETVKNVYGCPVDLIAHGMPHRVLGNHNHNHKAGEKVDRSNN
- a CDS encoding MATE family efflux transporter; this encodes MKIDDPDLKEEIVETESTKKIIFKLAWPVIAERSLMTFTRIVDMMMVGRIGAAAITAIGLSMQPLFLIQAIGASISVGTTALVARFVGAKEEKRGGKVLQQSLLIASFLAFVLLGLYYYFAKNIITMMGAEGEVIRLGTMYLQILAPGMYFMFLSFMVFAALRGAGDTQTPMKINILVNILNVIGNYALIFGNLGAPELGFMGAAIATSVSRGLGGVLVIIHVFRKTSVITIVKKNFFTIDFELIQRVLKVGLPAAMEQFVMRIAQIFYVRLVAGLGTIAYASHQVAVNAESLSYMPGFGMAVAATTLVGQNLGAKQPEQAEESAFESWKIGSMIMGVMALVFLIFPEFLMKLYTDDPEIIRLGVRNLRIVAFAQIPMGTQFIFAGALRGAGDTKSVFYSTAISSWIGRLGMAYIFINIFNWGLVGAWLAMVIDWSIRGGYVFLRFRSGKWKKIKV
- a CDS encoding Fur family transcriptional regulator — its product is MTDKELKNKLKDNNIQVTKTRLQILSIIDKEKKPLTATEINKIVEEKKYNIRLSTIYRNLKFFTKNEILRQLNFYSDEKRYEMLEEKHHQHLICIKCGEILPIKCPLANFEKEIEEETNYVIKNHDMEMYGVCPECQDNNFDKSK
- a CDS encoding zinc ABC transporter substrate-binding protein; this encodes MFNKINSKIIILFTFVFIFLVFASFFSNSIYAKQSKIQVIAGITPLKTFIDKVGGEKIDSSVMIPPGYSPANYAPSPSKLKKISEANYYFTFQMPAEKSNILPKIKKFNKDIKLIKLDKITSDKYEPRKFSDGGVDPHIWMSTKRVKYIVEVITNKLIELDPDNEDYYQKRSNEYLTKLNEMDLYIKDRLSNLKGKTVLIYHPVLGYFTEEYGLDLKAIEKNGKEATPKRLQELIDFAKNENIKTIFHQATIDSKQTEVIASEIDGKTVEINPLAENYVENMKKIADLIVNSYK
- a CDS encoding metal ABC transporter permease, whose translation is MIEAIINYNFMQNAVMSAFFASIICGIIGTIVIEKNLVMMSGGIAHTSFGGIGLGYYLGFEPLIGGLAFAVFSALSIVKIKNQINTRSDTLIGLFWSVGMALGILFISFTPGYPPTMSTYLFGDILTTSRLDVIFAAILAFFILFIISSYYKYWKAYLFDDEFLSVLGINTGFMEYFLFILIAFSIVVVIKLVGIILVIALLTAPAAIARIFTYSLKKMMATAVFLSIMFSAIGLYLSYNFDIPSGATIILLAGGSYLFIALFKNIREG